A single Corticium candelabrum chromosome 12, ooCorCand1.1, whole genome shotgun sequence DNA region contains:
- the LOC134187649 gene encoding zinc finger MYM-type protein 1-like has protein sequence MKDPCLGAKTADVLRGPFQPTADSVIGGTFPKRQFGKQQRCFQSSWYDKFNAVPVVQKGCPDPSFTRKGFRNWKTALDDFRKHELSSVHSLASGMWHQARHVAATGSSVAQSLSDDYARRVELNRRNLSKIIHTILFLGRQNIPFRGHHESEGSLNKGNFLELLNLRALDNPDLALHLKGTFTYTSPKIQNKIIALCGRRIQRGIVEEVRKSGCYGLICDETTDISRQEQLSICLRYVDETVTVHERFLGFWPVKETDGESLHNFLKDVLKELGIPVCMMRAQCYDGAANMRGRYKGVSTRFLQDESRAIYIHCHAHVLNLTLAKACTSVQDVRNILGVVDSLYKLLEGSAKRHMRFKNIQESVDSENPATTLKRICETRWSSRYQAVKAIKVAFKSIVQTLQTIASDDAELGADAVSLQKSVETFQFYFYISVLEATLGKTAVLSEFLQAKHVELFGVKAKVLGTIEALNCVRGDFEMIWKQTEKLAEELDLEMPRLARKRKASERLEWGRSEPYYPATPKDQFRMTVNELVDTMIMELRERFNENDYDVLTAVETLLADALTETKPNLSLLQTACQFYRSDFDYSRLHHQLTVFYGEIKAIASSHGKRQIESDLPAIQHIRQLFAGKGLRDSYPEVLRLLQIYLVVPVSSAESERSFSTLRRLKTWLRSSMEEERLAALALLTVEREEVLKLEEAIDELIEEFCARGNRRMIFQ, from the exons ATGAAAGATCCCTGTCTAGGAGCAAAGACAGCTGACGTTCTTCGAGGTCCTTTTCAGCCAACAGCTGATTCTGTGATTGGTGGAACATTTCCTAAAAGACAGTTTGGTAAACAACAAAGGTGCTTTCAGTCATCTTGGTATGACAAATTT AATGCAGTGCCAGTGGTACAAAAAGGTTGTCCTGATCCATCCTTTACACGGAAAGGCTTCAGAAACTGGAAGACTGCTCTTGATGACTTTAGAAAACATGAATTGAGCTCAGTTCATTCCTTGGCTTCTGGGATGTGGCATCAGGCTAGGCATGTTGCGGCTACAGGTAGTTCTGTGGCACAAAGCCTTAGTGACGACTATGCCAGAAGGGTAGAGCTCAATAGACGAAATCTCAGCAAAATCATACACACAATTCTCTTCCTTGGTCGCCAGAACATACCTTTTCGTGGACATCATGAAAGTGAGGGTTCCTTAAACAAAGGGAACTTCTTAGAGCTACTGAATTTGAGAGCATTAGATAATCCAGACCTTGCTTTACATTTGAAAGGAACATTTACCTATACGTCgccaaaaatacaaaataaaatcattGCATTGTGTGGAAGAAGAATTCAGCGTGGAATAGTTGAGGAGGTCAGGAAATCCGGATGCTATGGTTTAATATGTGACGAAACGACTGACATTTCTCGTCAAGAGCAACTCTCAATTTGTCTTCGATATGTTGACGAAACAGTAACAGTGCACGAACGTTTTCTAGGATTTTGGCCTGTTAAGGAAACTGATGGTGAGTCATTGCATAACTTTCTCAAGGACGTACTGAAAGAGCTCGGTATTCCAGTATGCATGATGAGAGCACAATGTTATGACGGCGCTGCAAATATGAGAGGACGATATAAAGGAGTTAGCACTAGGTTTCTACAGGACGAGAGCCGAGCCATATACATCCACTGCCATGCTCACGTATTAAACCTAACCCTTGCCAAAGCTTGTACTTCTGTTCAGGATGTTCGGAACATTCTCGGTGTAGTGGATTCCTTATATAAATTACTGGAAGGGTCAGCAAAAAGGCACATGCGATTCAAGAACATCCAAGAATCCGTGGATTCAGAAAACCCGGCTACCACTCTGAAAAGAATTTGCGAGACTCGTTGGTCTTCTCGTTACCAAGCAGTTAAAGCCATTAAGGTGGCTTTTAAATCCATAGTTCAAACCCTTCAAACTATTGCAAGTGATGATGCAGAATTAGGAGCAGACGCTGTGTCTCTTCAGAAGTCGGTTGAAACGTTTCAATTCTACTTCTATATTTCTGTTCTAGAGGCAACTTTGGGGAAAACGGCTGTTTTATCTGAATTTCTCCAAGCAAAGCATGTAGAACTATTTGGAGTAAAGGCAAAAGTTTTGGGCACAATTGAGGCGTTGAATTGTGTTAGAGGAGACTTCGAGATGATTTGGAAGCAAACTGAAAAGCTTGCAGAGGAGCTAGATCTAGAAATGCCTCGTTTGGCTCGAAAACGGAAAGCATCTGAGCGCTTAGAGTGGGGAAGAAGTGAACCATATTATCCAGCAACGCCAAAAGACCAGTTCAGAATGACTGTTAACGAACTTGTTGACACGATGATAATGGAGTTGAGAGAAAGATTTAACGAAAACGATTATGACGTTCTCACTGCTGTAGAGACTCTTTTAGCAGATGCCTTGACAGAGACCAAACCAAACTTGAGTCTTCTTCAGACAGCTTGTCAGTTTTATAGAAGTGATTTTGACTATTCCCGTCTACACCACCAGCTTACTGTCTTCTATGGTGAAATAAAGGCGATAGCATCTTCTCATGGAAAAAGACAAATAGAGTCCGATTTACCGGCAATACAGCATATTAGGCAGCTGTTTGCTGGAAAGGGTCTTAGAGACAGCTATCCAGAAGTTTTAAGGCTTTTGCAAATATATCTGGTAGTTCCAGTCTCATCAGCAGAATCTGAGCGTTCCTTTTCTACTCTCCGTCGTCTAAAGACTTGGCTTAGGAGTTCTATGGAAGAAGAAAGACTTGCAGCTCTGGCCTTACTAACAGTTGAGAGAGAAGAGGTATTGAAGTTAGAGGAAGCTATTGATGAACTCATAGAAGAGTTCTGTGCAAGAGGAAACCGCAGGATGATTTTTCAGTAA